A stretch of DNA from uncultured Pseudodesulfovibrio sp.:
CGGCCCTATGGCCTGTAACGTTGCGGTCCATCCCCCAACCCGGTGCACAATCCCGTGGCCGGAGAACATAAACGTCAACGAGTCAACATGTTTGCATTCACCGTAAAACGAATCCTGCAAGCCGTGATCGTCATGCTGATCATCAGCTTCATCGGATTCGCCATCAAGCACAACTTCGGCGACCCGATTCGCGACCTGGTGGGTCAACGGGTCACAGCGGCCGAACGGGCGCAAATCCGAGAGCGCCTCGGCCTCAATGACCCCTTCCCGGTCCAATATGTACGCTTTTTACGAGACGCCCTGCACGGCGATCTGGGCCAGAGCTATTTCTTCAAGAAACCGGCCACCGAAGTCATCGTCAAGAAGGCCCCGGCCACCCTGGAGCTGGTTTTCTGTGCCGCGCTGATCATCGTGGTCCTGTCCATACCGCTGGGTATCTACTCGGCCATCCGGCCCAAGAGCCTCTTCTCGCGGATCGTCATGGGCGGGTCCATCGTCGGCGTATCCATGCCCGTCTTCCTGACGGCAATCCTACTCATCTACATCTTTTCCGTGGAGCTGCACTGGCTGCCCTCCTACGGCCGAGGAGAGACCGTGCTCCTGTTCGGCTGGTGGGACACCGGTATGCTCACGGTGGACGGCCTCAAGCATCTGATCATGCCTTCCATCGCCCTTTCCTCCATCATGCTTCCCCTGTTCATCCGGCTCATCCGCTCCGAGATGATGGAAGTTCTGGAGAGCGAATACGTCAAGTTCGCCTGGGCCAAGGGCATCAAACCCTGGCGCGTCTGGATCGTCCACGCCTTCAAGAACACCCTGCTCCCGGTCATCACCGTTGGCGGCGTACAGCTCGGCATCATGGTGGCCTTCACCATCCTGACCGAGACCGTGTTCCAGTGGCAGGGCATGGGGTCCATGTTCATCGAGTCGGTTGAACGATCCGACACCTCGCTCATGGTCGCTTATCTCGTTTTCGTTGGTATCGTGTTCGTGCTCGTGAACACACTGGTGGACATCATCTACGGCCTGGTCAATCCCACGGTCCGCGTGGCAGGGAGGCAGTAGCATGAGAACCCGCTGGCAACGATTCAAAGACTCCTACATGCTCTACAGCTTCCTGCGCGACCCCATGGCCGTGACCTGCTTCGCCATTCTGGCGGTGCTGTTCTTCACCGCCTTTGCCGCGCCGATCATCGCTCCCCATGATCCGTACAACACCAAGACCATCGACATCATGAACGCGCAGATTCCGCCCGTCTGGGAACACGGCGGCAATGCGGACTTCCTGCTCGGCACTGATGCCCAGGGCCGCGACATGCTCTCGACCATGCTCTACGGCATGCGCGTGTCCATCATCATCGGCGTGGGCGCGGTCTGTCTCCAGGCCTTCCTCGGTATCGTGGTGGGGCTGCTCTCCGGATACATCAAACGGCTGGACAACATTCTCATGCGCATAGCGGACGTCCAGCTGTCGTTCTCCACTTACATGGTGGCCATCTTCATCGGCGCCATCGTCCAGGCCGCCTTCGGCGTGGCCGGATACGACGAGGTGGCCGTGCCACTGATCATCGTCATCATCGGTTTGGCCGAGTGGCCGCAGTACGCCCGTACCGTGCGTGCCTCGGTGCTGGCCGAAAGAAAGAAGGAATACGTGGAAGCGGCCCGGGTCATCGGCCTGTCCAAGACCCGGATCATGTGGCGGCATATCCTGCCCAACACCCTTTCCCCGGTCCTCGTCATCTCCACGGTCCAGGTGGCCAACGCCATCATGAGCGAGGCTGCCCTCTCCTTCCTGGGGCTGGGCATGCCCGTGACCAAACCTTCGCTGGGGTCCCTGATCACCGCCGGATTCGAGTACATATTCTCCGGTTCCTGGTGGATCACCATCTTCCCCGGCTTCCTGCTGGTCACTCTGATCCTGGTCATCAATCTCCTGGGCGACTGGGTCCGGGACTTCCTCAACCCCAAACTCTACAAGGGGTAAGGCGTGGAAAAACTCATAGATATACAAAACCTGCGTGTGGACTTCGCCCTGCGCTCCGGCACTGTCCGGGCCGTACGCGACGTCAGCCTGGTCATCAATAAAGGCGAACGCCTCGGCATTGTCGGCGAGTCCGGCGCGGGCAAATCCGTGCTCGGCTTCTCGCTCATCAACCTCATCTCCAAACCCGGCAGAATCACCGGCGGCCAGATACTCTTCGACGGCCGGGACCTGACCAAGCTCAACGCGGACCAGATGCGCCATATCCGGGGCAACGACATCTCCATGATCTTCCAGGATCCGATGATGACGCTCAACCCGGTCCTGACCATCGGCACCCAGATGAAGGAAACCATCCTGGCGCACATGAAGGTCTCGGACAAGGAAGCCGAGGCCATCTGTCTGGACAAGCTGCGCAAGGTCTACATCCCCTCCCCGGAGAAACGGCTCAAGCAGTACCCGCACGAGTTCTCGGGCGGCATGCGCCAGCGCATCGTCATCGCCATCTCGCTGTTGACCAGCCCCAAGCTGATCATTGCGGACGAGCCCACCACCGCCCTCGACGTGACCATCCAGGCCGAGATCATGGATCTGCTCCTGGAACTCTGCGAGAAGGAGAACATGGGCCTGATCCTGATCACCCACGATCTGGCCGTTGTCTCCGAGGTCACCCAGCGCATCGCCGTGCTCTACGCCGGCAAGGTGGTTGAACTGGGCAAGGCCGACCAGCTGATCTCCAACCCGCAGCATCCCTACACCAAGGGACTTATCCAGGCCCTGCCGCAGATGGCGGGAGGCGAGAGGCGGCTCAACCAGATTCCCGGCATGATGCCCTCCCTGCTGAACATGCCCAAGGGCTGTCCCTTCGAGCCGCGCTGCACCGTGTGCACCGAGCGCTGCAAGACCGAGATCCCCAAACTCAGCGAAGTCGCATGCGGCACCCAGGTCGCCTGTTTCGAATGCGAAGGAGGCAAGTAGCCATGAGTGCCATCCTCGAAGTCAAGGACATCGACAAACACTTCGACATATCCGGCTCGGTCATCGACCAGATTCGGTTCACCGGCGGCAAACTCAGCCGCAAGAAGACCGTGGTCAAGGCGGTCAACAGCGTCTCCCTGGAAGTCCAGGCGGGCGAAACCCTGAGCGTGGTCGGCGAGTCCGGCTGTGGCAAATCCACCCTGGCCCGCACGGTCATGGGGCTGTATCGCCCCAACAAGGGTGAGATTCACTACCGCGGCGCACGCATCGACAACCTCAGCTCCACCAAGATGCTCCCTTACCGGACCAAGATGCAGATGGTCTTCCAGGACCCGTACGCATCGCTCAACCCGCGCATGACCGTGCGCCAGATCCTGGAGGAGCCGGTCCGCTTCCACAACCCGGACATGACCCGCGACGAAGTCCGCGACCGCGTGGCCGAGGTCATGCTTCAGGTGGGCGTGGACCCGGTATGGGCCACCAACTTCCCGCATGAGTTCTCGGGCGGCCAGCGCCAGCGTATCTCCATCGCCCGCGCCCTGGTTCTCGACCCGGAATTCATTGCGGCCGACGAACCCATCGCCGCGCTCGACGTGTCCATTCAGGCCCAGATCCTCAACCTGCTCATGGACGCCCAGGAACAGCGCGGACTGACCTATCTGTTCATCAGCCACGACCTGAGCGTTGTCGAACACATCTCCAGCCGCGTGCTGGTCATGTATCTCGGATGCGTCTGCGAGCTGGCCACGGCCAAGGAGCTGTTCACCAGCCCCAAGCATCCCTATACCCAGGCCCTGCTGTCCGCCATTCCCCGGCTCGGCGGCAAGGCCGGAGGACACGTCAAGCTGTCCGGCGACGTGCCCACCCCCATCAACCTGCCCACCGGTTGTGTCTTCCATGGCCGGTGTCAACACGCCAACGAACGCTGCACCAGGGAAATTCCCAAGCAGCGGACGTTGGATAACGGCACCGTGGTCGCCTGCCACGGCGTTGAAGAAGGCCGTATATAGGCCTCCGGCTGCCGGGGGAAGGGGAGAAGGAAACCCTTTGAAAAGGGTTGTCCCTATCCCCTTCCCCCCGTCTCCATCACCCTCTCCTTTCCCAAACTTTGGGTGACGCATCGCGGGATCGCCAGCTATGAGTCGTTAAATAAAAAAAACGGCGTACCTTCTCGGGTACGCCGTTTTCTTATCTATCGTATTGAGGCTGGTTAGATGATGCCATGCTCCTTGAGCTCGCTGATCACCTTGTGCCGGTCCAGGGGCTTGACGATGTAGACGCTCGCCCGGGCGTTGAAGAACGCCTTGTCGATGCTGGTGTCGTCCACCATGCAGGTGATCATGGCCAGTTTGAAGCTGTCGGCCTCGGCCACGCCGTCCTCCTGCTCTTTCGCGCGCATCAGCTCCGACGCCTGATGGCCGTCCATGCCAGGCATGAGAATGTCCATCAGGACCACGTCGAACGGCTGGCCGTTATCCCGTGCTTCGACAAACATCTCCACCGCACGATCGCCGGTCGAGGCCGTGGCGCACTCCCCATAAGGGGCCAGGATAACCTGCAGAAAGAGGTGTATGCTCTCGTCATCGTCGACGATCAGGAACCGCACGCCGCCTCCAGCGCTTGTCATGTTTCCGGTCTAGAGGTCGATACCGTACTTCTTGATGGACGCCATGCCGCCGTGGATGTTGGTCACATCCTTGTAGCCCTTCGCATCGAGCATGATCTGCGCCTCGTAGGAACGGGCCCCGGTGTTGCAGACCAGCACGATGGGCCGGTCTTTGGGGATCTCGTCCAGGCGGTCGTAAATCTCGCCCTGCGGGACATTGTGCCAGAACTCGGGATTGCGCTCCATGAACGGCTCGGCATCGCCCTTCTCCCGGCAGTCCAGGAAAAAGCAGGCGTCCTTTTCACGGTTGTCCCACAACTCCTTGAAACCGGCAGGCCCCACGCCCCGGTTGATACCGGCAAGAGCGTTGTCCGCGAGGTTGGCCAGGGTATTCAGGATATCCATGGCCGCGGCAAACGGCGGGGAATAGGCCAGCTCCATGTTGGACACGTCGTCAATGGTCGGAGACGACTTGAGGATGGCGGCCACCGCGTTGATACGGCCCACCATGGCATCGCCCGAGGAACCGAAGCCCTGTACGCCGAGCACGCGGCGGGTGGGCTTGTCCACGACCATTTCAAGAGTCATGAGCTCCTTGGTCGGATAGAAATGCGCCCTGTCCAACTGGATCAGCAGCACGGACATGGCGTCGAACCCGGCGGCCTTGGCGGAATCCAGGCTCAAACCGGTGCCCGCCATGGAGGTCTCGAACAGCTTGACCACGAACGAGCCTACCACGCCGTCGAACTTGGCCGCGCCGCCCGCCAGGTTGGTGCCGATGATGCGGCCCTGGCGATTCGCCATGGAGCCCAGCGGCAGAAAGGCGTCCTTGCCGGTGACCAGATTCGGGACGATGCAGCAGTCTCCGCCCGCATAGATGTCAGGGTCGTTGGTGCGCATGAACTCGTCCACGTACACGCCGCCGCGCTCATGCACGTTCAGGCCGGCGTCCTTTGCGATATCCGAGTTCGGGATTACGCCCGCAGAGATGATCACGGCGTCCGCCTCGAGCACGCGCTCGCTGGTGACCACGCGCTTGACCACGCCGTTCTCGCCCTCGATGGCCTTGACGGTCTCGCCGAAATAGAAGGTTACCCCGTTCTCCTCCATGTGCTTGCGGCCCATGGTGGCCAGGGTCGGGCTTACCAGGCGGGGCATGATCTGGTCCATGATCTCCACCACTGAAGTCTCCACGCCCCACATGTCGGCGAAGGCCTCGGCCATTTCCAGACCGATGAAGCCCGCGCCGATGATCACGGCGTTGCCCACCTGGCCCTTGGAGATGGCCTCGCGGATGCGGGTGGCGTCGCCGGGGTTGGCAACGTAGTTGACGCCCTTCAGATCCTCGCCGGGCAGGCCCAGCTTGCGCGGGGACGCGCCGGTGGCGATGACCAGCTTGTCATAGGAGATGGACTCCTTCTCGCCGGTCTGGACGTTCTCCACCTCAACGCATTTGTTTTCACGGTCGATGCGCATGGCCTTGGTCAGGATACGGGCATCAACACCCTTGACTTCCTTGAAGAACTTGGGGTCGCGCAGCATGTGGAAGCTGGTCGTGCACAGCTCCGACGCATCCGACACGTCGCCGGACACGTAATAAGGGATGCCGCAGCCGCCATAAGAGATCATGGACGACTGGTCAATCATGGTTACCTTGGATTCGGGCTCCAACCGTTTGAAACGACAGGCGGCCTTGGGCCCGAGCGCCACTCCGCCGATAATAACAATGTGCTGAGACATAAAACTCATCCTTGGTATCTTGAGCCGTGGACGTCCCTCACGCCCGCGGCGTTACTTCAGGAAAGAAGCGATGGACTTGCCGAGCCGCTTGATGCCTTCCTCAATACGGGCTTCGTCCGAATTGGAGAAGTTCAGGCGCAGGGTGTTCTCACCCGAACCGTCCACGAAGAACGGCCTGCCGGGCACAAAGGCCACCTTGTCCTTGATGGCCATGTCGAACAGATCCATGCTCGAACAGCCTTCGGGCATGGTCACCCACAGGAACATGCCGCCCTCGGGGCGGGTGATGGTCACTTCTTCCGGGAAATACTTGCCGATCATCTCCACCATACATTCGCGCTGGCGACCGTAACGCTCCTTGATCAGGGCAACGTGCGACTCGATGTCGTTGGTCTCGAGATAACGGCGCATGATCGCCTGGGCCACGGTGGACGTGTGCAGGTCGGCCGCCTGTTTGGCGATGACCAGCTTGTCGTAGATGTCCTTCTGCGGGGCGACCACCCAGCCGATGCGGAAGCCCGGCGCGGCGATCTTGGAGAACGAACCGCACAGCAGCCCTTTCTTCTCACAGAAGGAAAAGACGCTGGGGAGATCTTCGCCCAGAAACCGCAACTCACCGTAGGGGTCGTCTTCGACGAAAAGCGCATCGTAACGGTCGGCCAGGGCCGCAACAGCCTTGCGCTTCTCCAGAGAGTAGCTCACGCCGGACGGGTTCTGGAAGTTGGGCACCGCGTAGAAACACTTGGCTCCGTCCTTGAACGCAGCCTCCAGTTCCTCGAGATTCGGACCGTCATCCTCCAGGGAGATGGTGACGAATTCCGGCTCGAACAGGGAAAAGGCCTGAATGGCTCCGAGATAGCCGGGCCGCTCGATGACGACCTTGCTCTCCTTGTCCATGAAGACCTTGGCGCAGATGTCGAGAATCTGCTGGGAACCGGTGGTCACCAAAATGGTGTCCGGGTCCACGGTCAGACCGCGCTTCAGGTATCGCTCGGCAATGATGGCCCGCAATCCTGCATCGCCCTCGGTGGTCGAATACTGCAGGGCGCTGGCCCCGATGTCCTTGAAGACCTCGTGGGCAGCCGCATCCATGGCGGAGACGGGAAAGAGTTCGGGGTTGGGCAGACCGCCCGCAAAGGAAATGATTTCCGGATCAGCCGTGACTTTCAGAATCTCCCGAATGAAAGAGCGGTGAACCGTGCTCATCCTCCGGGCAAAATTTTGGGACATGATTTTCTCCTTCAAGCCACTTGGGATACTCTGAAAGGCGTTCCCTTGCAAGAGGGTGCGCGGCTCGGCGGTCCATCTTTTCAGGATACAAAAGAAGAGGACCGGGGATCAATCCGGTCCTCAGGGGGCAAGAAGAGGAGAATATGCATGTACCATGCGGTCCGACCATCACCCTTTGGCTGGAAACGCTCCGGCCGGGGATGACGGCTTATGCAAATTAAAGATAACTATTACCAGAAAAGAGTCAAGGCCGATGTACCTAAAAACCCAGACAATACGGCGAACCGGGCAACCGGCACATGGAATGAATATTGCTTACCAAGGGGGGATTTGCTAGTAAAAGGCGGTCACAAGGATACCATGAAACGAATACTCTCCATTACGCTTTTCCTCATCATGAGCCTGAGCGCCGCGCCGTCCGCGCGTGCCGGGGATTTCATCGCCATGGGAGCGCCCTACCCGCCCTACTGCGTGAGCAGCGGCCTGACCGTCAAAGGGATGGCTGTATCCACCCTGACCACCATTATGGATATGTGCGGCACTCCCCTGGAAGACAGCGAAATCAGGCTGACTCCATGGGCATACGGCTACGAGAGCGCGGCCCGACAGACGCAGCGTATCCTCCTCAACGCCCAGCGAAACGTCCGGACCGAACACCTTTACAAATGGGTCGGCCCGGTGACCACGGCTCGCATCGTGCTCATCGGTCGCAAGCGGGACAAGCTCTTTATCCCCACCAGGGAACAACTCAAGGATTACCGTATCGCCACCGTGCGCTGGAGCAGGCCGGAAAAGACCCTTCTTTCGGGCGGGATGAACGAGGAGAGCCTGTTGCGCAGCCCAAGCCATGTCCAGGCCCTGCGCAGACTCGACAACGGAGAGGCGGACCTGTTCGCGTCCACGGAACTCGGGGCGGCGACGCAGTTGGCGGGCATGGGGCTCGATCCGGAAGACTTCACCGTATACTTCACTTTCGACGAGGAGTCCCTTTATTTCGCCTTCAGCCGCGATACCGACGACCAGCTGATCCACAGGCTCAACAGGGCACTACAGGAGATCAAGGCTACGGGCCCGCAGGGACGCAGCCGTTTCGACATGATGTTCGCCGACTAGGCGACAAGAGATGACACCGTCGAGAGAAAAGCTATAAAGCCATCCAAATC
This window harbors:
- a CDS encoding ABC transporter permease, with product MFAFTVKRILQAVIVMLIISFIGFAIKHNFGDPIRDLVGQRVTAAERAQIRERLGLNDPFPVQYVRFLRDALHGDLGQSYFFKKPATEVIVKKAPATLELVFCAALIIVVLSIPLGIYSAIRPKSLFSRIVMGGSIVGVSMPVFLTAILLIYIFSVELHWLPSYGRGETVLLFGWWDTGMLTVDGLKHLIMPSIALSSIMLPLFIRLIRSEMMEVLESEYVKFAWAKGIKPWRVWIVHAFKNTLLPVITVGGVQLGIMVAFTILTETVFQWQGMGSMFIESVERSDTSLMVAYLVFVGIVFVLVNTLVDIIYGLVNPTVRVAGRQ
- a CDS encoding ABC transporter permease, yielding MRTRWQRFKDSYMLYSFLRDPMAVTCFAILAVLFFTAFAAPIIAPHDPYNTKTIDIMNAQIPPVWEHGGNADFLLGTDAQGRDMLSTMLYGMRVSIIIGVGAVCLQAFLGIVVGLLSGYIKRLDNILMRIADVQLSFSTYMVAIFIGAIVQAAFGVAGYDEVAVPLIIVIIGLAEWPQYARTVRASVLAERKKEYVEAARVIGLSKTRIMWRHILPNTLSPVLVISTVQVANAIMSEAALSFLGLGMPVTKPSLGSLITAGFEYIFSGSWWITIFPGFLLVTLILVINLLGDWVRDFLNPKLYKG
- a CDS encoding ABC transporter ATP-binding protein, translated to MEKLIDIQNLRVDFALRSGTVRAVRDVSLVINKGERLGIVGESGAGKSVLGFSLINLISKPGRITGGQILFDGRDLTKLNADQMRHIRGNDISMIFQDPMMTLNPVLTIGTQMKETILAHMKVSDKEAEAICLDKLRKVYIPSPEKRLKQYPHEFSGGMRQRIVIAISLLTSPKLIIADEPTTALDVTIQAEIMDLLLELCEKENMGLILITHDLAVVSEVTQRIAVLYAGKVVELGKADQLISNPQHPYTKGLIQALPQMAGGERRLNQIPGMMPSLLNMPKGCPFEPRCTVCTERCKTEIPKLSEVACGTQVACFECEGGK
- a CDS encoding oligopeptide/dipeptide ABC transporter ATP-binding protein; translation: MSAILEVKDIDKHFDISGSVIDQIRFTGGKLSRKKTVVKAVNSVSLEVQAGETLSVVGESGCGKSTLARTVMGLYRPNKGEIHYRGARIDNLSSTKMLPYRTKMQMVFQDPYASLNPRMTVRQILEEPVRFHNPDMTRDEVRDRVAEVMLQVGVDPVWATNFPHEFSGGQRQRISIARALVLDPEFIAADEPIAALDVSIQAQILNLLMDAQEQRGLTYLFISHDLSVVEHISSRVLVMYLGCVCELATAKELFTSPKHPYTQALLSAIPRLGGKAGGHVKLSGDVPTPINLPTGCVFHGRCQHANERCTREIPKQRTLDNGTVVACHGVEEGRI
- a CDS encoding response regulator; translated protein: MTSAGGGVRFLIVDDDESIHLFLQVILAPYGECATASTGDRAVEMFVEARDNGQPFDVVLMDILMPGMDGHQASELMRAKEQEDGVAEADSFKLAMITCMVDDTSIDKAFFNARASVYIVKPLDRHKVISELKEHGII
- a CDS encoding FAD-dependent oxidoreductase, which produces MSQHIVIIGGVALGPKAACRFKRLEPESKVTMIDQSSMISYGGCGIPYYVSGDVSDASELCTTSFHMLRDPKFFKEVKGVDARILTKAMRIDRENKCVEVENVQTGEKESISYDKLVIATGASPRKLGLPGEDLKGVNYVANPGDATRIREAISKGQVGNAVIIGAGFIGLEMAEAFADMWGVETSVVEIMDQIMPRLVSPTLATMGRKHMEENGVTFYFGETVKAIEGENGVVKRVVTSERVLEADAVIISAGVIPNSDIAKDAGLNVHERGGVYVDEFMRTNDPDIYAGGDCCIVPNLVTGKDAFLPLGSMANRQGRIIGTNLAGGAAKFDGVVGSFVVKLFETSMAGTGLSLDSAKAAGFDAMSVLLIQLDRAHFYPTKELMTLEMVVDKPTRRVLGVQGFGSSGDAMVGRINAVAAILKSSPTIDDVSNMELAYSPPFAAAMDILNTLANLADNALAGINRGVGPAGFKELWDNREKDACFFLDCREKGDAEPFMERNPEFWHNVPQGEIYDRLDEIPKDRPIVLVCNTGARSYEAQIMLDAKGYKDVTNIHGGMASIKKYGIDL
- a CDS encoding PLP-dependent aminotransferase family protein, producing MSQNFARRMSTVHRSFIREILKVTADPEIISFAGGLPNPELFPVSAMDAAAHEVFKDIGASALQYSTTEGDAGLRAIIAERYLKRGLTVDPDTILVTTGSQQILDICAKVFMDKESKVVIERPGYLGAIQAFSLFEPEFVTISLEDDGPNLEELEAAFKDGAKCFYAVPNFQNPSGVSYSLEKRKAVAALADRYDALFVEDDPYGELRFLGEDLPSVFSFCEKKGLLCGSFSKIAAPGFRIGWVVAPQKDIYDKLVIAKQAADLHTSTVAQAIMRRYLETNDIESHVALIKERYGRQRECMVEMIGKYFPEEVTITRPEGGMFLWVTMPEGCSSMDLFDMAIKDKVAFVPGRPFFVDGSGENTLRLNFSNSDEARIEEGIKRLGKSIASFLK
- a CDS encoding transporter substrate-binding domain-containing protein, which codes for MKRILSITLFLIMSLSAAPSARAGDFIAMGAPYPPYCVSSGLTVKGMAVSTLTTIMDMCGTPLEDSEIRLTPWAYGYESAARQTQRILLNAQRNVRTEHLYKWVGPVTTARIVLIGRKRDKLFIPTREQLKDYRIATVRWSRPEKTLLSGGMNEESLLRSPSHVQALRRLDNGEADLFASTELGAATQLAGMGLDPEDFTVYFTFDEESLYFAFSRDTDDQLIHRLNRALQEIKATGPQGRSRFDMMFAD